The Sediminispirochaeta bajacaliforniensis DSM 16054 genome includes a region encoding these proteins:
- a CDS encoding (2Fe-2S)-binding protein, which translates to MRSRIICRCEEISEEEIIRAVRAGCRSVAEVKRFCRAGMGLCQGRTCGPLVASIIARELGVPKEVVETDTPRFPLFPVALEAFCEEVKD; encoded by the coding sequence GTGAGGTCTCGTATTATTTGCCGATGTGAGGAAATAAGCGAAGAAGAGATTATCCGGGCGGTGCGGGCAGGCTGCCGGAGCGTTGCCGAGGTAAAACGCTTCTGTCGGGCCGGTATGGGGCTTTGCCAGGGACGAACATGCGGGCCTCTCGTCGCCTCCATCATTGCCAGGGAACTGGGAGTACCGAAAGAGGTCGTCGAGACGGACACTCCGCGCTTTCCTCTTTTTCCCGTTGCCTTAGAGGCTTTCTGCGAAGAAGTTAAGGATTGA
- a CDS encoding M20 metallopeptidase family protein → MDKNEIGQRIIELRRTLHRQPELSGKEFETAKTIAAFMREAGAEVSTGIGGTGLKAVLRGKQPGRTIGFRADMDALPVDEENDLPYKSQVPGVMHACGHDSHVASVAGAFLYMKEFLTGGVPEEGNIVFIFQPAEERPPGGARFMIEEGVLKEPRIDVMVGLHNSPNFPVGMVIVPEGAVTAGSDLFELIIKGPGGHGARPEQCADTVLMACHFVVLLQSMVSRKYTPGQWPVISVGSISGGKAHNIIPQEVKVTGTVRSFRDDGMRIKEEMETILDSLVNLFGGEYSISYRFGYPSAVNAPGISELVRQTAREHDFFRWVETNLDRAYVSEDFGYFSSEVPSCYFTFGVGDDRKESPGQLHTGRFIMDDSVLPHISCLLCNIGLKYLSSGAELGSEEA, encoded by the coding sequence ATGGATAAAAACGAGATTGGGCAACGTATTATCGAACTGAGAAGAACGCTCCACCGGCAGCCGGAACTCTCCGGTAAGGAATTCGAAACGGCGAAAACCATTGCCGCCTTTATGAGGGAAGCCGGCGCCGAGGTCTCTACCGGTATCGGAGGAACGGGGCTTAAGGCCGTTCTCCGAGGAAAACAGCCGGGGAGAACCATCGGATTTCGAGCCGATATGGATGCCCTTCCTGTGGATGAAGAGAATGATCTGCCGTACAAATCGCAGGTTCCGGGGGTGATGCATGCCTGTGGTCACGACAGTCACGTTGCCTCTGTGGCGGGAGCTTTTCTCTATATGAAGGAATTTTTGACCGGAGGGGTTCCGGAAGAGGGTAACATCGTCTTTATTTTTCAGCCTGCAGAAGAGCGCCCTCCGGGTGGTGCCCGATTTATGATTGAGGAAGGGGTTCTGAAGGAGCCCAGGATCGATGTGATGGTGGGACTGCACAATAGCCCCAACTTTCCTGTCGGCATGGTGATTGTTCCCGAGGGAGCGGTTACCGCAGGAAGCGATCTTTTCGAGCTCATCATTAAGGGCCCCGGCGGGCACGGTGCCCGACCAGAACAGTGCGCCGATACCGTGCTGATGGCATGTCATTTCGTTGTCCTCCTTCAGTCCATGGTAAGCAGAAAGTATACTCCCGGCCAGTGGCCTGTTATCTCCGTCGGTTCCATATCCGGAGGCAAGGCTCACAACATTATTCCCCAGGAGGTTAAGGTTACCGGTACTGTCCGCTCTTTTCGGGACGACGGCATGAGAATCAAGGAGGAGATGGAAACGATTCTTGACTCCCTTGTCAACCTTTTCGGGGGCGAGTACTCCATCTCCTACCGTTTCGGCTACCCTTCGGCGGTGAATGCCCCCGGAATTTCGGAATTGGTACGGCAGACGGCACGGGAACATGACTTTTTCCGCTGGGTGGAAACAAATCTCGACCGTGCCTATGTTTCCGAGGATTTCGGCTACTTCAGCAGTGAGGTTCCCTCCTGCTATTTTACCTTCGGTGTGGGGGATGATCGGAAGGAGAGTCCTGGCCAGCTGCATACCGGTCGTTTCATCATGGACGATTCGGTCTTGCCTCATATTTCGTGCCTGCTCTGCAATATCGGCTTGAAGTATCTAAGTTCTGGTGCGGAGCTTGGGAGCGAAGAGGCATGA
- a CDS encoding FAD-dependent oxidoreductase: protein MPISKIVEDADLLVVGGGPAGLGAAIEAGRRGARVLVADEHDRPGGQLFKQIHKFFGSHAHYAGSRGFEIGNRLIIDARDAGVTVLLSTKVLGIFPDHRVSLLTDGQKVVTIKPRALVLATGGGERGASFPGWTLPGVITAGAAQTFCNIHRVLPGKRVVMMGSGNVGLIVAYQLLQAGTDVIALVEAKEEIGGYQVHGAKILRAGVPIYTGHTVKEARGNTHVEEVVIAAVDTACNEIPGTEKSFQADTLCLAVGLTSDQRLATMAGCRLCFSPEFGGTIPWHDKDLETSIPGIFVAGDCAGIEEANTALDEGRIAGIGAACALGRISEAEREAATAEIWDRLNDLRSGSFGIRRRMGKERIMRSGYGQEISCSDCGASGTVTDNTDKVPAESCPDSFLIGDDHPPVGKGKKPVAVFYCDQDIPCNPCISACPVGAITMTPSLTGTPRLDSDLCTGCGRCLSVCPGQAIVLFLEEYGQSLSTLTFVYEYLPLPQKGERVRAVDRFGSVVCNAEVIRVSQTQQQNRSPLVTIAYDRSYAGRVRFIERKREEM, encoded by the coding sequence TTGCCAATCTCTAAGATAGTTGAGGATGCCGACCTTCTGGTTGTAGGCGGGGGGCCTGCCGGCTTAGGGGCCGCAATTGAAGCGGGGCGGCGGGGCGCTCGTGTCCTTGTGGCTGATGAACACGACAGGCCTGGTGGCCAGCTTTTCAAGCAGATCCATAAATTTTTTGGCTCACATGCTCACTATGCAGGCTCCCGGGGCTTTGAGATAGGAAATCGGCTTATCATCGATGCCCGGGATGCAGGTGTCACCGTGCTCCTTTCCACCAAGGTCCTGGGCATTTTCCCCGATCACAGAGTTTCTCTGCTGACGGACGGCCAGAAGGTTGTGACCATAAAGCCCCGGGCCTTGGTTCTTGCAACCGGTGGGGGAGAGCGGGGGGCCTCCTTTCCTGGATGGACCTTGCCCGGAGTCATCACCGCAGGGGCGGCACAAACCTTTTGTAATATTCACCGTGTGCTTCCAGGCAAACGGGTGGTGATGATGGGCTCCGGCAATGTTGGACTCATCGTCGCATATCAGCTTCTTCAGGCAGGGACAGATGTTATCGCTCTGGTCGAGGCCAAGGAGGAGATCGGCGGCTATCAGGTCCACGGCGCAAAAATTCTTAGGGCGGGAGTACCCATATATACCGGTCACACGGTCAAAGAGGCCAGGGGGAATACCCATGTGGAGGAGGTCGTTATTGCGGCTGTAGATACTGCCTGCAACGAAATTCCCGGCACCGAAAAGTCATTTCAGGCGGATACCCTTTGCCTTGCAGTCGGCCTCACGTCCGATCAACGCCTTGCAACCATGGCAGGCTGCCGTCTCTGTTTTTCTCCCGAATTCGGTGGGACGATTCCGTGGCACGATAAAGATCTTGAAACCTCGATTCCCGGTATCTTTGTTGCCGGCGATTGCGCCGGAATAGAGGAGGCCAATACCGCCCTGGATGAGGGACGTATCGCCGGTATCGGTGCCGCATGTGCCCTTGGAAGGATTTCCGAAGCAGAACGTGAGGCGGCGACGGCGGAGATCTGGGATCGGCTGAACGACCTTAGAAGCGGAAGTTTCGGCATCCGCCGCCGCATGGGAAAAGAGCGTATCATGCGGTCAGGTTATGGACAAGAAATCTCCTGCAGTGACTGTGGAGCCTCAGGTACGGTTACCGATAATACCGATAAGGTACCGGCGGAAAGCTGCCCTGACTCCTTTCTTATCGGCGATGATCATCCTCCTGTCGGTAAGGGAAAGAAGCCCGTTGCCGTTTTCTATTGTGACCAGGATATCCCCTGTAATCCCTGTATTTCCGCCTGCCCCGTTGGGGCGATTACCATGACTCCCTCCCTCACCGGTACTCCAAGGCTTGATTCTGATCTCTGTACCGGGTGCGGGCGCTGTCTTTCCGTCTGCCCGGGACAGGCGATCGTTCTCTTCCTGGAAGAGTATGGTCAGAGTCTATCGACCCTCACCTTTGTCTATGAATATCTTCCCTTACCGCAAAAAGGGGAACGGGTGCGGGCCGTTGATCGCTTCGGGTCTGTTGTGTGTAATGCAGAGGTGATTCGTGTATCACAGACGCAGCAGCAAAATCGTAGCCCGCTTGTCACCATCGCCTACGACCGATCATACGCTGGTCGGGTCCGTTTCATCGAAAGGAAAAGGGAGGAAATGTGA
- a CDS encoding (2Fe-2S)-binding protein yields MKRIIHHPILGEMEEKKLVTIFVDGKRIQAREGEPIAAALLSAGIDVFRHTKKGSPRSIFCGIGQCTDCSMIVDGVPNVRTCVTLVADGMIVETQEGVGVANL; encoded by the coding sequence ATGAAGCGTATCATTCATCACCCCATTCTCGGTGAAATGGAAGAGAAAAAACTGGTCACTATTTTTGTCGACGGTAAGAGAATACAAGCCCGGGAGGGAGAGCCTATTGCAGCCGCCCTTCTATCTGCGGGAATAGATGTTTTTCGGCACACAAAAAAAGGATCTCCCCGTTCTATCTTTTGCGGAATCGGTCAGTGCACCGACTGTTCGATGATCGTCGACGGTGTTCCCAATGTTCGCACCTGTGTCACCCTAGTGGCGGACGGAATGATTGTGGAAACCCAAGAGGGGGTCGGCGTTGCCAATCTCTAA